The genomic region CGGTTGGTCTATTGGGACAGAAAAAGAAGAGGCGCCTTGTTCCAACAAAGTGGAGTATAACCGCGGTAGATGATATCGTAGGAAAGAATCTCCATGAAGAAATCGTGAATTATCCTTGGATAAACGACTACCTCGTTTTCTCTGACTATGCTTTAGGCAATCGTGTTGTGTTGATGTTTCTTCCGAGTGCTTGGCAGTTTGAAGCCCTTGAGTGCTGGCTAACAAGCGAACGACCACCGATTCTCTCTGATTATGAATGGTACAAAGGTCGGACAGACTATGCTAGTGATGTAGTTGGTGCCTATTACGCCACCAGGTTGCCGGCGTTGGAGCATCTAAATGATATGAGACGGCAAGCCGGTGTTCTCGTTTTCATGGAAATTGATCCAACCAAATGGGTACCACTTGGTGTTTGGAGATTCAGGGAGATAGCTCGACGTGCGTTAACTGAATCTGAACCTGAACGGTACTCAACCTATCAAGAAGCTGTAGAGAGCGTGTCTAAATACCTGCACACTCCCTTGCAGAGATGGCTTGATGCCAGCTATATTCACGATAACCATCAGTGCCAGAAAAAAATCACCGACTACTTCTGATAGTGTCCTTTATCATTATGTTAGCAAAATGAAGTTGCAGAGGGAAGCTATTTGGTCTTTGAAAGCCTGTGTCAACTTGCTTCGAAAACGCCTCCATTTTCAACTCTAGCAAAAACCAGAAATAATGAAGATATGGAACGTGCTGTGGCCTTCCTTATCCCTATTCTTTCACTTAACGTTATTTCTGTGTATTCCGCGGCGTATCTTGTCTCAACAATGTCCTTTGCTGCTGTCGCACTGTTGCTTGTAGTTATCGGTAGTTCCATCTTCCTGATTGTGCCTGTTTCTCTTCTAACAGCTGTATTTGCTTATTATGTGATAGTAACCCACCCAGAAAGAATCATGGATAGCTACAAGGTCACATTGTCTGAGCATGCTGACATCCTGTTCGAGCAGTTTGTATTGGTTTATACCTCGGGCGGTACGATATTTGATGCTATAGAGATGGTTGCCCAGTCAGGATTCCCCTACTTATCCAAGGCGTTCCGTGATATGCTTCTACGTATCCAGAATGGGGTTCCCCCTGAACGCTGTCTTGCCGAGTTTGCAGAAAACCAACCTTCGAAAGACCTTCGCAGGTATATTACCGCAATCCTTTCTTCGTCCGAAAGCGAAACCGACCTACTGGATTCACTCTCTGGAAAATCCTTTGAAGCAGATATGGCGCTTCGACAGAAAAATCTGGAACTGGAGAGTCGCCTTCTCATTGTTTCCGCATTGTCTACGTACATGCCCATCGTTATCACGCTGGCGATCTCGTTATCAGGATTAGCCCAGAACTGGGCTATCTTGTTGATTTCTCCTCTTCTCATCGGAGTTCATTACTCTCTGAAGTCACGATTTGCGGATGATTTCTCAGTATACTTTGATATGCCAAATCCTGAGAGTGAAGAAACATATTCTCAGAAAAGGGCTGTAGATGAATATGACGAGTTTCTGAATATGCTAATGCTTCTGGGTGAGAGACTGACTTCTGGTGATACATGTGAGGTTGCTCTTCGGGAGATTAGGGATAGTGTAAGTTCGCCCGTAGATTCTATACTTGATTCCATTCTGACTTCGATATACAATCGTGAGGAAAGCCTTTCAGAAGCATTTCGCAAAGCAAGAAAGCGTGTGGTAGGATTGAGAGTTGCTCGATTGCTTCAAATCATTCCACTTATGTGTGAACGATCCGCCAGGCAGGCTGGTGATAGAATCACCAAAATCGCTTCTAGGCTAGTTGAACGGTCAGCTACTGCAAAAGAACGTGATTCCATAATTGAAGCTCAGAAGCTGAAAGTGTTGTTGTTGAGTCTTACCAGTTCAATCGTGTTAGGATTGGTTACATCATTATCTCCTTTCCTTGATATTGGGACTCTCTTGGGAGATGGACCGTTTTCGATATCCGAACCAGCTGGACTCAGTGATGTGCTCCCCCTTACCATCACTCTAGCAGTCGTTACAGGTTCTGCTGGCTATCAGAATTCCGAGATGATCGGCTTCTCACATCCGAAGATTATAGGGGCCGTCTCAGTATTCGTCTTCTGGGCTACTCTTGCTCTTTCTGGATTGCTCTTGGGTACAAACAATATTTGAGAATAGTTTTTTAGCAACCATGTTCAAGACCCAGTAGAAAGAGGCTGGGAATCTCACTTGAAACCATCTTTCTTCCAGAGAGTATCCAGGAAAGTAATATTCCCGTCAAGACTTGTGTTTTCTTATTGGTCTCCACAAAGAATCGTCCTTTCTTCATACCAATCTCCGGAACCCAGCTGTGGTCAAGAATAATTTCCGTGACCGCAAGACTTCGGTAGGTGGTGATTGAGCTTATACTAGAATGGGTATCGCAATGACCGAACACATCGGATTGAAAAGACATCCTTAGAGTGTAAGGAAGAATCGGCAAATCTATCTTCAGATTGGTCTTTAGAAGACGGGCATATCCGTCCCCAGTATTTTTCATTTAGTAACGAAATGTCAGAGTGAATCTCTGTCTTTTTCTGATTTGGGATTCGATTAGTTCATTTTTCTTTACAGACTTGTCTGTTGCATGCTTCTAATGTAGTTTCATTGCCTTTGCCTATACATGATTTGTTATGACCTTCAGGGAGACGTATTCTCGCAACAATCATCTCCTGTAAATCTACAGTTCTGTATTGAGTCCCTATGAACCTATCAAAAACCTTTCCAATGTGTGGATTCTCTCTGCCTTCATTATCAATTTCAGCAAGATTTGGTATTATTTCTTGCATTGTTGACAATCCGAATCATCATCCTTCGACCAGTACTCGCCAAAGAAACAACTAGTTCACTCAATTCTGAAATTTCCTCTAGACACCAAGGAACTGCCTCGGTCCTCAGCTTTCATCGCTAGTTTTCTTACAGATACTTGGTGCAGCTGATAGTATGATGAAGTTTAATCGACATGTCGAGAATCAGAAAGTTGGGAAAGACAGAGGCGGAAAAGGACAGTCAGGAACGTCTTACCTGCCTGCTTCTAGTCCTAGTTCCCGTTTCCGCGCTTTTCTCACGGGAAGAGAAGCAAACCCGATTTACATAACTGTTCCTCTTTCCTTCTCTGTTTTTTGGTCATCCCCTTCGCGCGGTATGTCCGTTTGTTAAACCCCCCGAACATCAGCTGTCGTGTTTTTGTATCTCGTAATCGATCATAATCAAGAGATGGGGCGTAGGAACAATCATCGACAAATGCCCTAGTAATTTGGTGTCCAGAGACTCTGTAAGGCCATTTGGTCAAAGAACGAAAATCTGCAGACTCCGTAATTGTATATATATTTGGGCCGCAATATAAGAATGTGGAGTGAAAGTAATTGACAAAGAACCAATATATGTGCTCTATAGTATTCATAATACTCTTCTCAACATTTGCCGTTGGCTCTGTCAGGCCGGTGGGCGCTGTATATATTGAATATCTGGGCCGAGAAACGAAAGATTCGTGGGTTCCAGTATTCACTCTATACGATCCACCTGGGGACAAAAGCTATAGTAAATTCACTAAAACAACTGAATCAGAATTCACCGTATCGGTTGGCGGTGAAATGGGAGGCAACAACCTTGATGGCGCGTGGACTTTCCGAGGATTCTTTGAACAAGGTTGGGGAACTCCTAACGAAGACCGCGAACATGGTGTTATCGCTTTCAAGTATCGCATGACATGGGACGTGTACTGCTACATCACGACACATTCTGTCTACTACAAAGCAGTCTTGAGAGATCAAGAGAAGGCACAAGACCTCGGGATTATAGTTGGGTTTGATAGCTTGAATGAAAAGGATTTACTAGTTGAGGATCTTACAGGAACATCAGGGGAGTATGAAGAAGAGGTACATACAGGCGAGGGTTTCGAAGCCGACCTCACCTTGGGATACAAGACTACAACCATGACATACCTTTGCTTGGGATTTGAGATAGAATTGCTGGGAATCAATTTCAGGGGCGGCGTGAGTATCAAAACAGGAAACAGCACTTACACGAAGGCTTACTACTACTGGAAGAGCACCCAACAAGATCTTGATTTCAACATATACTCAGATAACGTCCTAGGTGCTGGATTGGTAGATAGTAAGGGGGTATGGTTTAGCGAATAATCATCTACTGCGTGTCGGCGAGCCAGATTCAACATCCACGAACATCCTAGGCTGAGACACTTCGTGATGAGGATTAGCGAGAGCGGAAAATGGACTTTGAATCAGTCTTCTACATTTTCGTTGTTCCATACTTAACCTCATTGAATTTGGACGAAAGGACAGTCAAGGTACGGATTTCCTCAGTTCCAACGTAAGGCAACTCCACTGAACCTGCATCACAATATGGCGTAAATGAGCTCTCAGCTCTCAATAATCTCTATCGTCTGGTATTTCCAAGTCATAATAACTATCAACGTAGTACCAATCACAGCACACCAAAAGGCAACAATTCTCATGGCTTGAATGTCATAAAGGTGGAGCCTTTCTGTGAGAGTGACAGAAAAGTCGAGCTCGGAAACAGAGGTGTTTCCTGATGCATTCATGTCTGTCAGATTCCATCGCCATTTTAATGTTACATTCAGCGGGATTCTGTTTGGATTGGATATGAGGGTGCTTGAATTATGGAATCTAAAACTGATGCCAAACCATCCTTGGGATTCGTTATATCGGTATTCCCATGACTGATTTACTTCGTGTGATATAATACATAGACTCACTGTTTCACCTATTGATAAGCTTCCGTGTTCTGAAAAGTGACTGGTCTGTATCAAGAATGACAGGTTCTGAAACCTGCGGGTTGAGGTAAACTGGAGACCAAGATTCACCCCACCGGATGCAGTATAGTTTCTCTTATTCTCCCACATTCTCAGGAACAGGATTTTGTCATCTGCATAAACGGAATCTTCTCCCGCAGAGGAGAAAGTTACAGCGCCTGATTTCGTTCTCTCTCTGCTTGGTACATCTAAGCAGTATGGAATGAGGATGGCTGCGCCAATAATCATGGTAATTAGACAACATCCTACCACGCGGACTTTAGTTCTCCACATCATTCGTTGCATATCCAACCTTTGATGCATATACGTAATTGATTGATTTCTTATATACCTTGCAGAATTCTATGGAATAATATGGGAGACCGATGATTAACTGATGAAAAGTTGGTGGAACATTATTTTCCGTTCTTTTGTGGCAGTCTAGACCTGTTTTTGTCATTACCGACACATCGACCGTCTGTTGAAACTACTTCACATCATCTGTCCCGTTCCAAGCTATTCTGGCTTGCTAAAACCGAAACATTCACCGTTAGAGAAACCATTCATTTCTATCGTCCTCTACGGCTTGTAGAGATTTTTTGTTGGCATCTGGCGTAGAGTACTTCGAAAATACCGTCCCCCTACTTTTATATACTATTATATCATAGTATAAACAAATCTTAATGCATAGTAATGCGCTATGTCGCCCACCATAAGAGATGACAACGCACGACGAAACTTGATAGTGGAGTATACAGCATATTGTCCAGGGCATCTTGAGCTTTGGTGAACCCCCTATGCCGAGGATGTGGGATTCCATCATGCATCCTCACGTGGCTCTTTTGCAGCGGCATGAGGACTTGGTTGTGTGCTTCTTTCTATCTAATTCACTTGAGAGAGGAGGCAAACTGCATGCTGGTGACTTGGAAGCCTTTCCGCCTGATTCAGTGATAGAAGTAAGGCGCAATCAAACCGACTAAAGGTACTACACGCGACAAGAGTATGATTGGACCAAGATTGGTGGTACTCGGGATTCGTTCATTACTGAGCTGGATGTGTAGGTTGAAATGGTTGACCATCTAGAGGAGCTAGAGGATTTCTACCACGAGGAATACAACAGACACCGGTTTTCACACTATCACATCCTGAAGCTAGAGATATGAGAGCATGTTGCCCGATGGGTCTTAAACTGGATTCCATGATTTCAGTAAGATGTTTGGCACGATTAGACAGTTGATTCACACGTTGAAGCGACTAGTTTAGAGAGCATCATGCAAACCTCTTATTTGAGAATAGTTTTTTAGCAACCATGTTCAAGACCCAGTAGAAAGAGGCTGGGTGTACTAAGATGCTTCAATTTGAGATATTCAATACAAGCCTAGGCGAAATAATGGCCTTCTTCCATGATCCATGGATAGTTGGCTGGGTGCTCGTTGGCACTGGAATCATTGCAGCTGCGTGGTTGCTCGAACGGATAGTTGACCCTATTCCACTGATAGGTGACTTACTGAAATACATCATCAAGTTTGCTTCGTATTTCGGTTTCTTCGTTGGAATCCTCGATATACTCGTGGGATATGTCGTCTATGAGCATTACGTGCCGACAGATACAACAGGACTCGCTATTATTGTCGCTGCGGCACTAATCATAGCAGGATTCTCCCTAACCATGAGGATTTTGACGAAATTACCTTTGGCGATTGTATTCGCTTTAGCAGTATCTGCCTTTGGTACATTTACAATCTACGGTGTACTGTCAAATTACCAGACTGATCCGTTTATCGGTGAGTACGTCGTGCAGATTATGCAGTTGAAATGGATGCTCGTAATCGGCATCGTAATTTTCTCTGTCGTCTATACGATAGGCGGTCTCATACTGGGGATAATCGAGTTGATTGGCCGTGTCTTTGCATCAAGACCTGTCAGCATTTTGATTGGTTTGGGCTGTATAGCCATCGGTATCGTTGTATTGGTTAGTCCTTCTACAGTAGGAATAGTGGAAGCTACAATACTCACGTGACAGTTTAGGAAGGGAGGATTCTTCCTCCTTTCATCTCTATTTTTTTCTTCATCGAATGTGAACTGACTATGAGTCTTGCAGCATAGTTTCATTTTGGAAATAGAAAGCTAATCTGCAGCCTGACTTAAAAACTGAAACACAAAGAGATTAAACTTCTTGAGGCGGTCTTATTTCTCGAAAGAACAAGAATTTGATTTTTCGCTCTGTATAGAAACTGGCGGCTCCTTCTGCTGCTTTCTTCGCTTTGACTATTCCAAGATGCCAGTCCGTAACATAGAGCTGGCTTGTTGAATTCTCACCTTGGATTTCTGAGAGATGAAATCCATCCGGATATTCATGTCCTTCTGGGACAAGAAGAGCAGCTCGATATTTTCGACCTCCAGAAGCCATCTCAAGCCAAACTTCGGCATAGGGAGTCTTTGCACGCATGATTATGGATGCTCTTCAACACGATTAAATCTTCGCCTTACGTCCTACGTTAATTTACTGATAATTGAAGCTCTTGAACCAGGTTTTCTCTTTGAAAGAGAAACTTCTGCATTTACAGCTTTTTCGTTATCCCAAAGAACTCAAATAGTAGCTATGCATGTAAGATAGTTGAAATCCATAGACCTCATTACCCTCTAGTTGGAAGTCTGAGGGGTTAAAATGGGTGAATGGTGACGAGATGAGGAGGAAAAAGTTCTTTGCCAAAAGAAACGGATGAGGCGGATAAGAA from Candidatus Thorarchaeota archaeon harbors:
- a CDS encoding type II secretion system F family protein is translated as MVFESLCQLASKTPPFSTLAKTRNNEDMERAVAFLIPILSLNVISVYSAAYLVSTMSFAAVALLLVVIGSSIFLIVPVSLLTAVFAYYVIVTHPERIMDSYKVTLSEHADILFEQFVLVYTSGGTIFDAIEMVAQSGFPYLSKAFRDMLLRIQNGVPPERCLAEFAENQPSKDLRRYITAILSSSESETDLLDSLSGKSFEADMALRQKNLELESRLLIVSALSTYMPIVITLAISLSGLAQNWAILLISPLLIGVHYSLKSRFADDFSVYFDMPNPESEETYSQKRAVDEYDEFLNMLMLLGERLTSGDTCEVALREIRDSVSSPVDSILDSILTSIYNREESLSEAFRKARKRVVGLRVARLLQIIPLMCERSARQAGDRITKIASRLVERSATAKERDSIIEAQKLKVLLLSLTSSIVLGLVTSLSPFLDIGTLLGDGPFSISEPAGLSDVLPLTITLAVVTGSAGYQNSEMIGFSHPKIIGAVSVFVFWATLALSGLLLGTNNI